A DNA window from Camelina sativa cultivar DH55 chromosome 17, Cs, whole genome shotgun sequence contains the following coding sequences:
- the LOC104754389 gene encoding thiamine pyrophosphokinase 2 isoform X2, which yields MSSAMDVMTHSSSFLLPTEETPGKRYALVVLNQNLPRFTPLLWEHAKLRLCADGGANRIYDELPLFFPHEDASSIRHRYKPDVIKGDMDSIRPDVLDFYLTLGTKVIDESHDQDTTDLDKCIVYIRDSASNQETSRFQILATGALGGRFDHEAGNLNVLYRYPDTRIVLLSDDCLIQLLPKTHLHEIHIHSSLEGPHCGLIPIGTPSAKTTTSGLKWDLSNTEMRFGGLISTSNLVNEEKITVESDSDLLWTISIKKTGLPVENNTP from the exons ATGTCGTCAGCCATGGATGTTATGACTCACTCTTCAAGCTTTCTCCTTCCTACCGAAGAAACTCCAGGGAAGAGATACGCTCTCGTTGTTCTTAACCAGAATTTACCGCGATTCACTCCTCTTCTCTGGGAACATG CAAAACTTCGTCTCTGTGCTGATGGCGGCGCTAATCGCATCTACGACGAGTTACCTCTCTTCTTCCCTCATGAAGATGCTTCCTCCATTCGTCACAG GTATAAGCCGGATGTTATCAAGGGAGATATGGATTCTATTCGCCCTGATGTCCTCGACTTTTATCTCACCTTG GGAACCAAGGTCATAGATGAATCTCATGATCAGGATACCACAGATCTTGATAAATGCATTGTTTATATCCGTGACTCTGCTTCCAATCAAGAGACTTCTAGA TTCCAGATTCTTGCCACTGGAGCACTCGGGGGAAGGTTTGATCATGAAGCCGGTAATCTCAACGTCTTGTATCGATATCCAGACACAAG GATTGTCCTTTTATCTGATGATTGCCTCATCCAACTCCTCCCAAAGACTCATCTACATGAAATACACATTCACTCTTCTCTTGAAGGTCCTCACTGTGGACTCATCCCTATTGGTACTCCATCTGCCAAAACCACTACTTCTGGGCTTAAATGGGATCTCA GCAACACTGAGATGAGATTTGGTGGGTTGATAAGTACATCAAACTTGGTTAATGAAGAGAAGATCACAGTCGAATCGGATTCGGATCTTCTCTGGACTATTTCTATCAAGAAAACTGGGCTTCCGGTAGAAAACAATACACCTTAG
- the LOC104754389 gene encoding thiamine pyrophosphokinase 2 isoform X3, whose product MSSAMDVMTHSSSFLLPTEETPGKRYALVVLNQNLPRFTPLLWEHAKLRLCADGGANRIYDELPLFFPHEDASSIRHRYKPDVIKGDMDSIRPDVLDFYLTLGTKVIDESHDQDTTDLDKCIVYIRDSASNQETSRILATGALGGRFDHEAGNLNVLYRYPDTRIVLLSDDCLIQLLPKTHLHEIHIHSSLEGPHCGLIPIGTPSAKTTTSGLKWDLSNTEMRFGGLISTSNLVNEEKITVESDSDLLWTISIKKTGLPVENNTP is encoded by the exons ATGTCGTCAGCCATGGATGTTATGACTCACTCTTCAAGCTTTCTCCTTCCTACCGAAGAAACTCCAGGGAAGAGATACGCTCTCGTTGTTCTTAACCAGAATTTACCGCGATTCACTCCTCTTCTCTGGGAACATG CAAAACTTCGTCTCTGTGCTGATGGCGGCGCTAATCGCATCTACGACGAGTTACCTCTCTTCTTCCCTCATGAAGATGCTTCCTCCATTCGTCACAG GTATAAGCCGGATGTTATCAAGGGAGATATGGATTCTATTCGCCCTGATGTCCTCGACTTTTATCTCACCTTG GGAACCAAGGTCATAGATGAATCTCATGATCAGGATACCACAGATCTTGATAAATGCATTGTTTATATCCGTGACTCTGCTTCCAATCAAGAGACTTCTAGA ATTCTTGCCACTGGAGCACTCGGGGGAAGGTTTGATCATGAAGCCGGTAATCTCAACGTCTTGTATCGATATCCAGACACAAGGATTGTCCTTTTATCTGATGATTGCCTCATCCAACTCCTCCCAAAGACTCATCTACATGAAATACACATTCACTCTTCTCTTGAAGGTCCTCACTGTGGACTCATCCCTATTGGTACTCCATCTGCCAAAACCACTACTTCTGGGCTTAAATGGGATCTCA GCAACACTGAGATGAGATTTGGTGGGTTGATAAGTACATCAAACTTGGTTAATGAAGAGAAGATCACAGTCGAATCGGATTCGGATCTTCTCTGGACTATTTCTATCAAGAAAACTGGGCTTCCGGTAGAAAACAATACACCTTAG
- the LOC104754389 gene encoding thiamine pyrophosphokinase 2 isoform X1 encodes MSSAMDVMTHSSSFLLPTEETPGKRYALVVLNQNLPRFTPLLWEHAKLRLCADGGANRIYDELPLFFPHEDASSIRHRYKPDVIKGDMDSIRPDVLDFYLTLGTKVIDESHDQDTTDLDKCIVYIRDSASNQETSRFQILATGALGGRFDHEAGNLNVLYRYPDTRIVLLSDDCLIQLLPKTHLHEIHIHSSLEGPHCGLIPIGTPSAKTTTSGLKWDLSNTEMRFGGLISTSNLVNEEKITVESDSDLLWTISIKKTGLPVENNTP; translated from the exons ATGTCGTCAGCCATGGATGTTATGACTCACTCTTCAAGCTTTCTCCTTCCTACCGAAGAAACTCCAGGGAAGAGATACGCTCTCGTTGTTCTTAACCAGAATTTACCGCGATTCACTCCTCTTCTCTGGGAACATG CAAAACTTCGTCTCTGTGCTGATGGCGGCGCTAATCGCATCTACGACGAGTTACCTCTCTTCTTCCCTCATGAAGATGCTTCCTCCATTCGTCACAG GTATAAGCCGGATGTTATCAAGGGAGATATGGATTCTATTCGCCCTGATGTCCTCGACTTTTATCTCACCTTG GGAACCAAGGTCATAGATGAATCTCATGATCAGGATACCACAGATCTTGATAAATGCATTGTTTATATCCGTGACTCTGCTTCCAATCAAGAGACTTCTAGA TTCCAGATTCTTGCCACTGGAGCACTCGGGGGAAGGTTTGATCATGAAGCCGGTAATCTCAACGTCTTGTATCGATATCCAGACACAAGGATTGTCCTTTTATCTGATGATTGCCTCATCCAACTCCTCCCAAAGACTCATCTACATGAAATACACATTCACTCTTCTCTTGAAGGTCCTCACTGTGGACTCATCCCTATTGGTACTCCATCTGCCAAAACCACTACTTCTGGGCTTAAATGGGATCTCA GCAACACTGAGATGAGATTTGGTGGGTTGATAAGTACATCAAACTTGGTTAATGAAGAGAAGATCACAGTCGAATCGGATTCGGATCTTCTCTGGACTATTTCTATCAAGAAAACTGGGCTTCCGGTAGAAAACAATACACCTTAG
- the LOC104754389 gene encoding thiamine pyrophosphokinase 1 isoform X4: protein MDSIRPDVLDFYLTLGTKVIDESHDQDTTDLDKCIVYIRDSASNQETSRFQILATGALGGRFDHEAGNLNVLYRYPDTRIVLLSDDCLIQLLPKTHLHEIHIHSSLEGPHCGLIPIGTPSAKTTTSGLKWDLSNTEMRFGGLISTSNLVNEEKITVESDSDLLWTISIKKTGLPVENNTP from the exons ATGGATTCTATTCGCCCTGATGTCCTCGACTTTTATCTCACCTTG GGAACCAAGGTCATAGATGAATCTCATGATCAGGATACCACAGATCTTGATAAATGCATTGTTTATATCCGTGACTCTGCTTCCAATCAAGAGACTTCTAGA TTCCAGATTCTTGCCACTGGAGCACTCGGGGGAAGGTTTGATCATGAAGCCGGTAATCTCAACGTCTTGTATCGATATCCAGACACAAGGATTGTCCTTTTATCTGATGATTGCCTCATCCAACTCCTCCCAAAGACTCATCTACATGAAATACACATTCACTCTTCTCTTGAAGGTCCTCACTGTGGACTCATCCCTATTGGTACTCCATCTGCCAAAACCACTACTTCTGGGCTTAAATGGGATCTCA GCAACACTGAGATGAGATTTGGTGGGTTGATAAGTACATCAAACTTGGTTAATGAAGAGAAGATCACAGTCGAATCGGATTCGGATCTTCTCTGGACTATTTCTATCAAGAAAACTGGGCTTCCGGTAGAAAACAATACACCTTAG
- the LOC104754392 gene encoding uncharacterized protein LOC104754392, whose amino-acid sequence MLKNEAYVEGKTSVWWDIDRCPVPVGYDACRVGPCIQSALEKLGCSGPLTITAVGNLKHTPEHVLRGLSSSGIVVKHSPCGGRNISTYIRNWTLDNPPPAKIMFISDSFGVKSVSRSLSWLQARGFNILLACEDTLNQASATCAGWLWKTLLEGETTRRQPLQTGESARFFCTVCVDVKSYECFSCQSLADFTMHLWGKEHGAREFDCTPRDLTIDKDYLKMMAGDDDDDSSSNRIVKELLESLET is encoded by the exons ATGTTGAAGAACGAGGCGTACGTGGAAGGTAAAACGTCGGTGTGGTGGGATATTGACCGCTGTCCGGTTCCCGTTGGTTACGATGCTTGTCGGGTCGGTCCGTGTATACAATCGGCGTTGGAGAAGTTAGGCTGCTCTGGTCCTCTCACCATCACTGCTGTGGGCAACTTAAAACACACACCTGAGCACGTCCTGCGAGGGTTATCTTCCTCCGGAATCGTTGTTAAACACAGCCCATGCG GCGGCAGAAACATTTCGACTTACATTCGTAATTGGACACTCGACAATCCACCTCCGGCTAAAATAATGTTCATATCCGATTCCTTCGGTGTTAAGAGCGTCTCTCGTTCTCTTTCCTGGCTACAAGCTCGTGGGTTCAACATTCTCCTGGCTTGTGAAGATACTCTTAATCAAGCTTCAGCCACTTGTGCTGGGTGGCTCTGGAAAACCTTACTTGAAG GGGAGACAACAAGAAGACAGCCTCTTCAAACCGGTGAATCTGCCCGTTTTTTTTGCACCGTATGCGTTGATGTTAAAAGCTACGAGTGTTTTTCATGCCAAAGCCTTGCAGATTTCACCATGCATCTCTGGGGTAAAGAACATGGAGCTAGA GAGTTTGATTGCACGCCTCGGGATCTAACCATTGACAAAGACTACTTGAAGATGATGGccggagatgatgatgatgattctagTTCTAATAGGATAGTGAAGGAATTGCTTGAATCTTTGGAAACCTAA
- the LOC104754393 gene encoding uncharacterized protein LOC104754393, with protein sequence MVETRRSSSASKRFSSPDTTTSSSSRPSKRSKAAAEPAASSSASEVPIENRGSESGEPELRTPDPQTHDAERPLTTTDVPAMETETVPEVEALVPPITPAGEVVVEPEKSKSSKKRTAKAQAPWAKLISQYSQNPHIIIRGSVFTVGRRGCDLCIKDHSMPTVLCEIKQYEHGGPLVASLEIRGNSLLVQVNGKIYQRSSCVNLRGGDEVVFSTPGKHAYIFQPLKDENLATPDRASSLSFFETQTAPLKGLHIETRAGDSSPVDGASLLASISKLHNVPFLPPTSKSVKRQQNSEVPVLPSSCNDCILDVDMNDDDINDDHAAIASTDKTAASTSCAANDDQNADGNGMDPFQEAEGGNIPGSRFEIRPIFSLLGDPSEFDLRGSISKILVDDRRELRQAPKAYDRPSALVSARRQAHKDTLRAGVLNPQDIQVSFEDFPYFLSGITKDILRTSTYVHMKCESKYVKYGSDLSTSCPRILLSGPAGSEIYQETLVKALAKSFGAKLMIVDSLLLPGGSKAKEADSTKESSRHEKISVLAKRAVQVAQAAVMQHKKPTSSVEANITGGSTLSSQAIPRQEVSTATSKSYAFKAGDRVKFVGPLTSLLASIQAPLRGPAYGFQGKVLLVFEDNGSSKIGVRFDKSVPDGNDLGGLCEDDHGFFCTASSLRLESSSSDDADKLAINEIFEVAFNEIERGSLILFLKDIEKSVSGNSDVYITLKSKLENLPENIVVIASQTQLDSRKEKSHPGGFLFTKFGSNQTALLDLAFPDNFGGRLQDRNKEMPKSVKQITRLFPNKVAIQLPEDEALLVDWKNKLERDAEILKAKANITSIRAVLSKNHLVCPDLETLCIKDQTFPSDSVEKVVGWAYGHHLMNCSDPTVKDNKLIISAESITYSLQMLHEIQNENKSTKKSLKDVVTENEFEKKLLSDVIPPSDIGVSFNDIGALENVKDTLKELVMLPLQRPELFGKGQLTKPTKGILLFGPPGTGKTMLAKAVATEAGANFINISMSSITSKWFGEGEKYVKAVFSLASKIAPSVIFVDEVDSMLGRRENPGEHEAMRKMKNEFMINWDGLRTKDKERVLVLAATNRPFDLDEAVIRRLPRRLMVNLPDSANRSKILSVILAKEDMAQDVNLEAIANLTDGYSGSDLKNLCVTAAHLPIREILEKEKKERGVAEAENRPMPKLYSSTDIRPLTMNDFKAAHDQVCASVSSDSSNMNELQQWNELYGEGGSRKKTSLSYFM encoded by the exons ATGGTTGAGACAAGACGTAGCTCTTCTGCTTCCAAGCGCTTTTCTTCTCCCGACACCACTACTTCTTCCTCCTCACGTCCTTCCAAACGATCCAAG gctGCGGCGGAACCGGCAGCATCTTCGTCGGCGAGTGAGGTGCCGATTGAAAACCGAGGATCGGAATCTGGAGAGCCGGAATTGAGAACTCCTGATCCGCAGACTCATGATGCGGAAAGGCCACTTACTACCACCGATGTGCCGGCCATGGAGACCGAAACAGTTCCTGAAGTTGAAGCCTTGGTGCCGCCTATCACCCCTGCAG GTGAAGTGGTGGTGGAACCTGAGAAATCTAAATCTTCTAAGAAGCGGACTGCTAAGGCTCAGGCTCCTTGGGCCAAGCTGATTTCTCAGTATTCTCAG AACCCTCATATTATCATCAGAGGCTCTGTGTTTACTGTTGGACGGCGAGGATGCGATTTATGTATCAAAGATCATTCTATGCCCACCGTTCTATGTGAAATTAAGCAGTATGAG cacGGAGGTCCATTAGTTGCATCGTTGGAGATAAGAGGGAATAGTCTACTTGTTCAGGTCAATGGCAAGATTTACCAAAGGAGTTCTTGTGTTAATCTGCGGGGTGGCGATGAAGTTGTCTTCAGCACCCCTGGGAAACATGCTTAT ATATTTCAGCCTCTTAAAGATGAAAATCTAGCTACTCCAGACAGAGCTTCTTCATTGAGCTTTTTTGAAACACAGACTGCCCCTCTGAAAGGGCTTCATATTGAGACGAGAGCAGGAGACTCTTCACCAGTTGATGGGGCCTCTTTATTGGCGTCTATATCAAAGTTGCATAATGTCCCTTTTCTACCACCTACATCTAAAAGTGTCAAAAGGCAGCAAAATTCAGAGGTTCCTGTGCTACCTTCTAGCTGCAATGATTGTATCCTGGATGTTGACATGAACGATGATGATATTAATGATGATCATGCTGCTATTGCTTCAACGGATAAAACTGCAGCTTCGACCTCTTGTGCTGCCAACGATGACCAGAATGCAGATGGAAATGGAATGGATCCTTTTCAAGAAGCTGAAGGTGGAAACATTCCTGGTTCTCGTTTTGAAATTCGACCAATTTTTAGCTTACTTGGGGATCCTTCTGAATTTGATTTAAGAGGTAGCATTTCCAAAATACTGGTGGATGATCGAAGAGAATTGAGGCAAGCGCCGAAAGCTTATGACCGTCCATCAGCTTTGGTATCAGCTAGACGTCAAGCACATAAGGATACTCTGCGGGCAGGGGTGCTCAATCCTCAGGACATACAAGTTTCTTTTGAGGACTTCCCATATTTCTTAAG TGGCATAACTAAGGATATTTTGAGAACATCAACATATGTCCATATGAAGTGTGAAAGCAAGTATGTAAAGTATGGATCAGACTTGTCAACGTCGTGCCCCCGCATCTTGCTCTCTGGACCAGCTG GCTCTGAGATATATCAGGAAACGTTGGTAAAAGCGCTTGCTAAAAGTTTTGGGGCCAAATTAATGATTGTTGACTCTCTCTTGTTACCTGGG GGTTCGAAAGCCAAGGAAGCAGATTCTACCAAAGAAAGTTCTAGGCATGAAAAAATTTCGGTGCTTGCTAAACGAGCTGTACAGGTTGCACAAGCTGCTGTTATGCAGCATAAGAAACCAACTTCAAGTGTTGAGGCTAATATTACAGGTGGATCAACACTGAGTTCTCAGGCTATTCCGAGGCAAGAAGTGTCAACTGCAACCTCAAAAAGTTACGCCTTCAAAGCAG GTGATCGAGTAAAGTTTGTAGGTCCTTTAACTAGTTTACTTGCTTCTATCCAAGCCCCACTTAG GGGACCGGCATACGGTTTCCAGGGAAAAGTACTACTTGTGTTTGAAGACAATGGATCTTCAAAAATCGGGGTTAGATTTGATAAGTCGGTACCAGATGGCAATGATCTTGGTGGCCTATGTGAAGACGACCATGGTTTTTTTTGTACTG CGAGTTCACTTCGTTTGGAAAGTTCTTCCAGTGACGATGCTGATAAACTTGCCATCAATGAAATCTTTGAG GTGGCTTTTAATGAAATTGAAAGAGGATCATTGATATTGTTCCTGAAAGACATTGAGAAATCTGTGTCGGGGAACAGTGATGTGTATATAACTTTGAAGAGCAAGCTGGAGAATTTACCTGAGAATATTGTTGTTATAGCCTCACAAACCCAGTTGGACAGCCGAAAGGAAAAA TCCCACCCTGGAGGTTTCTTGTTCACAAAGTTTGGCAGCAACCAGACAGCATTGCTGGATCTTGCATTTCCG GATAACTTTGGTGGTAGACTGCAGGACAGGAACAAAGAAATGCCTAAATCAGTGAAACAGATTACGAGGCTATTTCCTAACAAAGTGGCCATCCAGCTACCTGAG GATGAAGCTTTACTGGTGGACTGGAAGAATAAACTTGAACGTGACGCAGAGATCCTGAAGGCTAAAGCTAATATCACCAGCATCCGTGCA GTTCTTAGTAAAAACCATCTAGTCTGCCCTGACCTTGAAACCTTGTGCatcaaagatcaaacctttCCTTCTGATA GTGTGGAGAAAGTGGTTGGCTGGGCTTATGGCCATCATCTTATGAACTGCTCAGATCCTACAGTCAAAGACAATAAGCTTATCATCTCGGCAGAAAG CATCACATATAGCCTGCAGATGTTGCATGAGATTCAAAACGAAAACAAGAGCACAAAGAAATCTCTCAAA GATGTTGTTACTGAGAATGAATTCGAGAAAAAACTCCTATCAGACGTCATTCCTCCAAGTGATATCGGTGTATCTTTTAATGATATCGGGGCTTTGGAAAATGTTAAAGACACCTTGAAGGAGTTGGTGATGCTTCCTCTTCAAAGACCCGAATTGTTTGGCAAGGGCCAGCTTACAAAG CCTACTAAGGGTATACTGTTGTTTGGACCTCCTGGTACGGGGAAGACAATGCTGGCAAAGGCAGTAGCAACCGAGGCTGGTGCAAACTTCATCAATATATCAATGTCCAGCATTACCTCAAAG TGGTTTGGCGAGGGAGAGAAGTATGTTAAAGCTGTTTTCTCATTAGCAAGTAAGATAGCTCCAAGCGTCATTTTTGTCGATGAG GTTGATAGCATGTTGGGAAGACGTGAGAATCCAGGAGAACATGAAGCTATGCGTAAGATGAAGAACGAATTCATGATAAACTGGGACGGCTTACGCACAAAGGATAAAGAAAGAGTTTTAGTACTGGCTGCTACCAACAGACCATTCGACCTTGACGAAGCAGTTATTAGACGGCTTCCCCGAAG GTTGATGGTTAATCTCCCTGATTCAGCAAACAGATCAAAGATCTTGAGCGTAATTTTGGCGAAAGAAGATATGGCACAAGACGTAAATTTAGAAGCTATAGCAAATTTGACAGATGGGTACTCAGGGAGTGACTTAAAG AATCTTTGTGTGACGGCGGCACATCTTCCTATCCGAGAGATtctggaaaaagaaaagaag GAGAGAGGTGTGGCTGAAGCGGAAAACCGACCAATGCCTAAGTTATATAGCAGTACAGACATAAGACCCTTGACGATGAATGACTTCAAGGCCGCACATGATCAG GTATGTGCGAGTGTGTCGTCTGATTCATCGAACATGAACGAGCTTCAGCAGTGGAACGAGCTGTATGGAGAAGGAGGGTCGAGGAAGAAGACATCTCTGAGCTACTTCAtgtaa
- the LOC104754394 gene encoding protein RALF-like 1, translated as MAKSFTLMILILFIVMIISSPPIQAGFTNDLDGLGWATSGVHGSGCHGSIAECIGAEEEEMDSEINRRILATTKYISYQSLRRNSVPCSRRGASYYNCQNGAQANPYSRGCSAIARCRS; from the coding sequence ATGGCCAAGTCTTTTACCCTTATGATACTCATCCTCTTCATCGTGATGATAATCTCTTCACCTCCGATCCAAGCCGGCTTCACCAATGACCTCGACGGTCTAGGGTGGGCAACGAGCGGAGTCCATGGCTCAGGCTGTCACGGTTCAATAGCAGAGTGTATCGgggcagaggaagaagaaatggatTCAGAGATCAATAGAAGAATATTGGCGACCACAAAATACATAAGCTATCAGTCGTTGAGACGGAACAGCGTGCCTTGTTCAAGAAGAGGTGCGTCTTATTACAATTGTCAGAACGGAGCTCAAGCTAATCCTTACAGTCGTGGTTGCAGCGCAATTGCTCGTTGCAGGAGTTAA
- the LOC104754396 gene encoding protein LOW PSII ACCUMULATION 1, chloroplastic, whose product MAVATAPSLNRHFLRRVSNPYSRVKKRRPWLTPGDSTLYYSRRNWDSHLLVFASSSSPSPSSSPSSPNSPTDDLTAESCVNTGLNLFKRGRVKDGLVQFETALSLNPNPIESQAAYYNKACCHAYLGEGKKAADCLRIALRDYNLKFATILNDPDLASFRALPEFKELQEEARLGGEDIGNSFRRDLKLISEVRAPFRGVRKFFYFAFAAAAGISTFFTVPRLIQAFRGGDGAPDLLETTGNAAINIGGIVVLVSLFLWENKKEEEQMVQINRDETLSRLPLRLSTNRVVELVQLRDTVRPVILAGKKESVTLAMQKADRFRTELLRRGVLLVPVVFGERKTPVTGKKGFGASSKAATSLPSIGEDFDTRAQSVVAQSKLKGEIRFKAETVSPGEWERWIRDQQTSEGVDPGDDVYIILRLDGRVRRSGRGMPDWAEISQELPPMDDVLSKLER is encoded by the exons ATGGCTGTGGCTACAGCTCCGTCGCTAAACCGCCATTTCCTACGCCGAGTCTCGAACCCTTACTCGAGAGTGAAGAAACGACGACCATGGCTAACTCCAGGAGACTCTACCCTTTACTATTCTCGCCGGAATTGGGATTCCCATCTCCTTGTTTTcgcctcctcttcttctccgtctCCGTCGTCTTCGCCTTCATCTCCAAATTCTCCGACGGATGATCTCACTGCTGAGTCGTGCGTCAATACTGGTCTTAATCTTTTTAAGAGAGGACGG GTCAAAGATGGTCTTGTTCAGTTTGAGACAGCACTGAGTTTGAATCCAAATCCTATCGAGTCACAAGCTGCTTACTATAACAAAGCATGTTGTCATGCTTACCT GGGTGAAGGAAAAAAAGCTGCTGATTGTTTGAGAATCGCTTTGAGAGATTATAATCTAAAATTTGCCACGATTCTTAATGATCCTGACTTAGCATCTTTTCGTGCATTACCCGAGTTTAAGGAGCTGCAAGAAGAG GCTAGGTTAGGCGGGGAAGATATTGGCAATAGTTTCCGGAGAGATCTAAAACTTATAAGTGAAGTACGAGCACCGTTTCGTGGTGTtagaaaattcttttattttgcatTTGCAGCAGCAGCAGGTATCTCAACGTTCTTTACCGTACCAAGACTGATTCAGGCATTTAGAGGCGGTGATGGTGCTCCAGATCTTCTGGAAACTACGGGAAATGCTGCGATTAACATTGGCG GTATTGTTGTTCTGGTTTCATTGTTCCTTTGGGAAaacaagaaagaggaagaacaaatgGTTCAAATAAATCGAGACGAAACTCTTTCCCGGCTGCCTCTACGTCTGTCAACCAACCGAGTTGTTGAACTTGTGCAGCTAAGGGATACAGTTCGACCG GTTATTCTGGCGGGTAAAAAAGAGTCTGTTACACTCGCGATGCAAAAAGCAGATAGGTTCAGAACTGAGCTCTTAAGAAGAGGTGTTCTCTTGGTTCCTGTAGTTTTCGGTGAACGTAAAACACCGGTAACCGGAAAAAAAGGCTTTGGGGCTTCTTCAAAGGCAGCTACATCTCTTCCTTCAATTGGG GAAGATTTCGATACACGGGCTCAATCCGTAGTAGCACAATCGAAGCTGAAAGGTGAAATCAGGTTCAAGGCCGAGACTGTTTCGCCTGGTGAATGGGAAAG GTGGATAAGAGATCAACAAACATCTGAAGGAGTTGACCCAGGTGATGATGTGTACATCATACTGCGGTTAGATGGTCGAGTCCGCAGATCGGGTAGA GGGATGCCGGACTGGGCAGAGATATCGCAGGAGTTGCCGCCGATGGATGACGTGCTCAGTAAGTTAGAAAGATGA
- the LOC104754397 gene encoding glutathione S-transferase F6, with protein sequence MTGIKVFGHPASTATRRVLIALHEKNLDFEFVHIELKDGEHKKEPFIHRNPFGKVPAFEDGDFKLFESRAITQYIAHNFADKGTNLLSPGKTMANIAMGIEIEKNEFDPIGSKLVWEQVLKPLYGMTTDKAVVEEEEAKLAKVLDVYEHRLGESKYLAADHFTLVDLLLIPVIQYLLGTPTKKLFDERTHVSAWVADVTSRPSAKKVL encoded by the exons ATGACAGGAATCAAAGTTTTCGGTCACCCAGCTTCCACAGCCACGAGAAGAGTTCTCATCGCCCTACACGAGAAGAATCTCGACTTTGAGTTCGTTCATATCGAGCTTAAAGATGGTGAACACAAGAAAGAGCCTTTCATCCATCGCAAC CCTTTTGGCAAAGTTCCAGCCTTTGAAGATGGAGACTTCAAGCTTTTTG AATCAAGAGCAATTACTCAATACATAGCACATAATTTCGCAGACAAAGGAACCAACCTTCTCTCACCAGGCAAGACCATGGCCAACATAGCCATGGGAATAGAAAtcgaaaaaaatgagtttgatCCAATTGGTTCAAAGCTTGTTTGGGAGCAAGTCCTCAAGCCGTTGTACGGTATGACCACAGACAAAGCCgtcgttgaagaagaagaggctaagTTAGCCAAAGTTCTCGATGTTTACGAACACAGGCTTGGTGAGTCTAAGTATTTGGCTGCTGACCACTTCACTTTGGTCGATCTTCTCCTCATCCCTGTGATTCAGTACTTGCTTGGTACTCCAACTAAGAAACTCTTCGACGAGCGTACACATGTCAGTGCTTGGGTTGCTGACGTCACTTCTAGGCCTTCCGCAAAGAAGGTTCTCTAA
- the LOC104754398 gene encoding glutathione S-transferase F6-like — MSGIKVFGHPASTATRRVLIALHEKNLDFEFVHIELKDGEHKKEPFILRNPFGKVPAFEDGDFKLFESRAITQYIAHNFADKGTNLLSVGKDMAIVAMGIEIESHEFDPVGSKLVWEQVLKPLYGMTTDKAVVEEEEAKLAKVLDVYEYRLGQSKYLAGDHFTLVDLHTIPVIQYLLGTPSKKLFDERTHVSAWVADITSRPSAQKVL, encoded by the exons ATGTCAGGAATCAAAGTTTTCGGCCACCCTGCTTCCACAGCCACGAGAAGAGTTCTCATCGCCTTGCACGAGAAGAATCTCGATTTTGAGTTCGTTCATATCGAACTCAAAGATGGTGAACACAAGAAAGAGCCTTTCATCCTCCGCAAC CCTTTTGGCAAAGTTCCAGCCTTTGAAGATGGAGACTTCAAGCTTTTTG AATCAAGAGCAATTACTCAATACATAGCACATAATTTCGCAGACAAAGGAACCAACCTTCTCTCAGTCGGCAAGGACATGGCCATCGTAGCTATGGGCATAGAAATCGAATCGCATGAGTTTGACCCAGTTGGCTCAAAGCTTGTTTGGGAGCAAGTCCTCAAGCCGTTGTACGGTATGACCACAGACAAAGccgttgttgaagaagaagaggctaagTTAGCCAAAGTCCTCGATGTTTACGAATACAGGCTTGGTCAGTCTAAGTATTTGGCTGGTGACCACTTCACTTTGGTCGATCTTCACACCATCCCTGTGATTCAGTACTTGCTTGGTACTCCAAGTAAGAAACTCTTCGACGAGCGTACACATGTCAGTGCTTGGGTTGCTGACATCACTTCTAGGCCTTCCGCTCAGAAGGTTCTCTAA